The region cctccagcaggtccttaAGCGTGTTCTGGGCGCCGTTCCCACTATTCGCGCCCGTTATCTGTACCCAGTAGTACCGGCCCTCGCTATTATCGCCCGTTTCCTGGGCGCCGTTTTTTCGCACGTGCGCGTAGTACTGGGGGTTGTTGTCGCCACTAGCGCCGTTCTTGCCGTTCCTGTGCAGTTCCAGGAGCAGCGGGACGTCCTGGTTGCACGGGGAGGTGGGTTCGGTGGGTGCGGGCGGGCACGTACCATCGCCGGTAGCTGGTGTGCAGGTCGTACCCACGTCTGAGTTTTCGCCGGCCGGGCACGTACTACACTGACTGGTACCGGGCTTGCAATCGCCCGTTCTGGGACACGCACCGGCGCTCTTACCGGCCGTGCTGGCACCCGCTCCGTTACGCTTAGCTTTGCACCCGAAGTATACGCTTACGCACTTGTAGGTCTGGCCCTGTATTTCGGGGAGCTCCTGGGTCTGGGCCTGGGTGCCGTTACCGCCCATGAGCGTCTGGCACCGGTATATTATACAAGCGGGTTTGCCGGCGTTGTCGTTGCCCCCGTTGCTGTTCCCGCCGGTACTAGTTGGCGCGTGTTTATATCGCGTGAACCCGGCGCCCAGTTTCGGTTCCCCGTTCGCGCTGGTGCTGGTGTCATCGCCGTTCTTGGTGACCTGGATCTTCCCGCAGTTGTACTTGCAGTTGGCCCCGTTGCCATCACCCGCACCCGTTGGCCTCTTCATGATATCGTACGTCAATAACCCGGGTAGAGAATCGTTTTCCTGTAGCAGCGCGCACAGTATCGACTGTTCGTTGTATTCGCACAGGTCCTCTATCTTTTTGGACGGGCATTGCGTTTTGTCCGTTTCAAAACAGGACATCGGGTAGTACCTGTTCGTGACGCCGTTACTGCGATCATCACCGTtcttgaatttaaatactaGCACCAGCGGCTTTTTGACGGGGTCGTGCTGGTTGTAGTACACGTCCACGCACTCGAGGCAGAGGCACGGATTGCTTATTGAGAGATACTCCCCCTGTTTTATCTTTCGCGACCCGTTGGATCCCGTCGAGCATTTgaaaacatatatacaacCTCTCCTGGGTGGTTTTAGCGTGTGCTTGCACAGTTTGAACAAGTTGCAACTGCTGTATGGTTCTTCCTTTACGCAAACTTGGATCCAACCTCTGATATAAAGGACATGTGTCGTGCCCAAACAAATGACCGGCATGTTGTATTACGGTTGTCgtactgttgttatacGACGGTCGGCTGTTATTTGTCTGTTGTTTGCGGTTGTAGTAGTTGGTGGTTGTTTGCGCTTGTTTAagtgtatttgttttgtGTTGATTGGATGGCAACAGTAGTATTAGTGGTGGTAATAGCAAAACGGTGGTAGTGGTGGTAGTAGTTGCTAGTAGTTGGTAGTGCAGGTGCTGTTTAATTGTCCGTTGTACTGTTGTACGCGATAGTTACTCTTGCCCAAATACTCCTCGTTGTTGAGTAAAAAGTACATGAAGTTCAATTAAATTACTGACCCTGGTCAGGACTTGCGCGGCTTAAACGGGAATATGTTCTTGGGAAACATTGGGGTTCTCAGACTTAGCTCTATGCTGTCTCTCGTGTGGAGGTCAAAAAGTATCCTCAGGGCGCCGCCGAGAGTAAGAAACCCGAGTCCTTTGATGCACAGGTCACATGTTGCAGAGTCCCACCCGCTTAGAACAATGTTGAACTTCTTAGGGGTGGTGTCGGCTGTACAACTGTCTAATGAAGCTTTTGGGTACCACAGCTGAGCGTTGGGGAACTCTCTTTCGAGGAACCTGGGCACGCGGTGCGTCTTCTTCACaaacagcttcagcttATCTGACAGGTAGCACTTGACGAAAAAGTCTCTGCCTGCGGTCACGTCTATCCTGGCGTATTTGTCGATCAACAGAGTTTGTCCTACCCACCAATTAGCCATTGTGATTTACTATCTGTGTGCAGCGTCTAATATAACTAACTGTGATACGTACCCTTCGTGATCCTAATTGACTTGTTCGAGCATGTGTTATTAATGATCACTTCCTTCAGCTGATCGTTGTCGAGATACGATATAAACGAGTTGGGTATGAATATCCCTGGCGTGTCGTACACCTTCAGTCCCATCCCAAGCCGTATGCCCAGTACCCCCAGAGTGGTACCTGGAACTATGCTACTGGTAACCTTTGTTGAAAGCGCCTTTTTATCATCACCACTGCCTATCCCACTATCCATAGACCTGCTTCTACTAGAGTCTAATGATGCTATATCATCTTTTGTGGCGTTAGTTGGAGTGTTTGTTTCATTCATAGGGTCTATTAGCTTTTCTTCCAAATTACTCAAGGTACCAGTATCATCAAAACTTGTTAACCCGTTCACTGTGTAGTCAAAATTAGAACTGAAATGTCCACGTGATCTTTCCTTGTTGCGATGAGTATTTAAGATTGTGTGTATTGCGTTGATCAGCGTTGACTTTCCTGAGTTTGTTGGCCCTATGAATAATACTTGGTTTCCTAGCTTCTTCGCTTCAGACAGTATCACGTTCAGCAGCGAATCGACGTTcgtattatatttacagcTTATCTGTGATGTtattagtgtgttaatTATGCCTATTAATACTTATTAAATACTTATCTAAATGTCTTCTAAATTCTAATTAATATGTTtgttaaacaatatttagtataatatttatgtattaaagTAACTATAATGCTTATTTACCTCTTAATATCTAGAAATATTCTAcatttatcttttttaaaaatctaGTGTGtagaaatgtgtaaccaTAGTTATCACACCCAACTATCAACTACCACTAATCATAAATAATCAGAAGCTAGCTGTGCACTTACTGGAAATATATTCTTCGTTCTCAGTCCTATGTCCACCTTTGAGTTAACCATGTTGCGAAAATACACTACCAAATCCTCCCTTTTATATCTGGGCAGTAAATCGATCTTGTTCACCGCCAAATACACTTTTATTCCTCCGCATCTTCTCTGTAGTCTACCACTACTCGTCTTTAGTGTGTCCTTTCTACTCCTCTGTGGTTCCTTAGTTAACTGACTATCTCCCTGATGTGTAGCCAAATCCCCCCTGGTTGTCATGAATTCATCCTGGCCTaagagtgtgtaaatgaaCATACTTGTGGGGTCTGGAGCCACTAAGTATGTAATTGTAGTATTTCTGCTACTCCAATATCTAACATAGtcataaaataagaattaATTACTCGAGTAGACTCACGTTTTCTAATCAGATCGAGTAAACCAGTGTCTATGTGTGGGTCTACCGCATCTACTATGTACAAGATTGTTATCctctttttcttctttattctCAGCATATTTCTAACTATGTTCACTGTTTCAATTGAGGCCTGTTTAATTCTATTTACTGCATCGATTTCTTTCTCAAACTCCCTTTTAACTAGCTCCCTATCGGCCTCAAATAGGTCAACACTAGCGTCGTACACACTTCCATCTATCTCAACGCTGGTGCTTGGGAAGCCACCAGTAATGCTACTGCTGCCATCAGAACTCATTTTAATGCGATCTTCACTCAGAAAGAAGGTTCCGCTTCTCAGGGAACAACATCGTTTACACTTTACTGATGTATCTTTACTGCATTGATCAAAGTATTCTCTGTCTACATAGCCCTTTTTAAGCTCATCCTTATGTTGAAGTGACACTCCGCATCCGTGGCACCTTTTTCCTTCCAATTCTATCGAAAACTCTCCCAGCAGCTCCCTAACCTTCGTCCTATCATCCTTGACCTTACTTCTGTCGTTTTGTGCcaactttttattaatagaCCTGGTCAGAATCTGATGAAATGTTGATTCACTGTCATCCTCTgatgattttataaacttttGGTGTATCTCCtctatttccttttctgttATTTCAGGCTCGGGGCTCTTGTCAAATTTCCAGTTTAAAGCTGCTTGTACTAAATCATTAATGCCAATTTTAAAAGGAGAATTGCTTTTTTCTGCGATATTTGAATTGTGTGAGCCACTGGCTTCTAAATTCGACAATTCTGCTTCAACATCAGTTACACCCTCCACAGAATTCTCGGCCTTAAGTAAAGGGTCGTGTGTGAGATTTACTCCTGCGATATCATGATCATCCGATCCATTAAGGTATGAATATCTTAAGgatgtattatttattcccGTGTTTAAGGGACTAATGtacaaaaaattatattttaaatttcctattttacacagcCCACCTTTTGTGTGAGCGCCAATTATTGGCCTATTTATGTTGAATAATGgattattaaaaacattataACTGTTTAATAGTATACATAGTgctatatttatatgttttagCCAAAATAGTGCaagaaatataaaaaacatttaGTGACAACAACACTATATATTATGGACTGGTTGACTTCACTATCACCTGATTCCAGCGATAACGAGCCATCTTCCGAGGATAAAAGCAATCTCAAGGAAGAACCGCCTTCAAAATTATTTGCTAAAGCTGTTGAAAAGGATGAATCGTATTCCGGAAGAGTCCCATTAACAGCACCTGATTCCACACTAAAATCTCCAAAAAATGAGCCAAAAGCTACATTGTATCGCAATAAAAACTTGTTAAGTACTGCTGATTCTGAAAGTAGTACTGATAACTCTACTgttgatgaaaatatatcCGAGGATCGTTCTGTTGATTATAGTAAGCAAAGCCTTTTCTCCCTAGTTGATTCCACCaggaaaattaataaattcaatAAAATTACTATTAAATCTCAAGAATTAACGGAATCAGATATTCAACAACTCACTCAAACCACCAGTAGTAAGGGATCAACTTCTAGCATACAGGGGTTAGCGAAATCTGTCAGACGGGAGTCCAATAGATCAATCGAACCAAGTGAGCCAACTCAGTCAGATCAATCATCACACACTCTACCCTCTGAGTACGTTGAAAAGGTTGATTTTAATGAGGCCCTCGAGTCGTTCAATAAATCAAACTTGAACATGGACAAACTGACCAATAAAGTATGTTCTATACACTTATATAAGTTAATTATTCATGCCTTTGATTGTATATGACTGCTACTTAACTAGTATAACTAATTAACCATGATGTGTAGTGGATTGACTccaaaatgaaaataaaggaaGTAAAAGCTGATGATTTATTGGCAGGGTACTTTTATATACTAGTTGTTTAACTGGTATTAACACATCTAACCAGataactaatttaaatttctACAGGGCGGACCGGGAAAGGTTAACAAAAAATCCTATCACCACCGATGATAAAAAGAAGTTTACGTTGGCGACTAAATTAATGGAAAGTGATGATGGACAAGTGATTACGACAAACGTGGCGAGGAGGACTCAGAAAAGGAAACACCAGGTATGTACTCAGTTAACTTTACCAGTAGTAGGTAGCCACTAACGTTATGTGGTTAATTTAATGGTTATTTAGATCAACTGGTTGGCTATGGAAGCACAAGACAAAGAAGCGGAAATTCTGGAAAGAACAGCCCATATGAGAAAGAGTAAACGCGAAACACAAATGAAGTATGGTTGGTAGTCCACGATCTATCAAGTAACTCAAGATAGTGATGAAATCGGATATAAAtcgttaatttttaataatttaataaagaTATGTACTCGTGTGTATAGAAAAATCGATAGTAACTACAGTGTATTCAATTAAAAGTAGCTAagattaaaacaatttatagtataaacatttaaacaatatattgataaaagggtaaaaaatataaaattaagtaaaattgaaaaaagtttagttaaaatattttaaataaaaggtGATAAccaatgtaaatatatggaatcttcaTGGGGGATACTTGAGATGATATAgttagtaaatataaatttatgtgtgtaatttaGCAAAGTTAAAccatttaattaatattctGTAAGTTGTGGtaatcaaaaataaattttacactGTCTCTCTAAAGGTACTATTGATTATTCTGGGACTGGTTGGAATATcatgtattttaatgttaatttgaAGATTTAAGAATGGATTCTGCTGATCCTCTAGATTGGGAAAATTGGACAGgtaatacaataataagtaaactaaaattGGTGCAATTTTGTGTCATCTCTTGGCTCGTTTGTATAACTATcgtatatatgttttaaaatagttatttaaGTAAGATGTTATAGTTAGATAAGTAAAACACGGACTAAAATGTTTACTTTAGGGGAACTTCCGTTCTGGCAGCACGCGCTTTGTGGAAGCATTGCAGGGGTCATGGAGCACATCTCACTGTTCCCGCTGGATACCATAAAAACGAGACTGCAGACACAGTCAGCCTGGGAAAACAGTTCACCCGGCCAGAATGGATTCACTCGTCCAAAGAATGGTAGAGTAAACGGTACGGCAGTACAAAGAGTAAACACGCCCATAAACGGAGTTATCAATCGCATCAGTGGAATAAACGCGGATATCACTCACTGTTCTAATACACACGCCACTGATATAAGTAAATCAGCCAATGGAGTTGTAAACAGGTTCAATGGAAGAGGTAACGGTAGAATGAATAGGGACTCGATTGGGAAGATAAGTGAAAAACTTGACCTGCGCTCAAATAAGATAGTCAATAAGATAATGTCGAACAGAAACATGGCTACAGAGGCACTAGTTAGTCCAATGGGTCAAATGAGTCCCATAAGCTCAATAAGTTCAATTGGATCCATTGGCGAAGTTGGGTCCATGGGCTCCGTTGGTTCCGTTGGATCAGTAGGTTCCGTTGGTTCCGTTGGAGCTTATACTGGCAATTTAACGAAAATAGCTGCCAATTTAACAGAAATAGCGAAGGAAAAGGTCAGTGCAGCAAAGAATACTGATAAGAATAACGGCAATAAGAGTTCAGTCGTTAATAATAAGTCGAGTACGATATTAAATACTAGTTTGAGTAAGGGCTACAACAGTGCTACAGGAACCAATGTTGTAGTAGGTGCTGCCACGTCAACGGGTAAAAATAACACTGTCGCCACTGCAGTTGGTTCAGATACGCAGGTGGTGGCAAACAGAAACATCACCtctaaaataattaagcACATGAAGCCGATGAACGCAACGAGGCCAGGATTCTACTCGAACCTGTTTAGAGGGAGTAACGTCATCATAGCGGGCTGTGTGCCTGCGCACGTTTTGTACTTCACAGTCTACGAAAAGATTAAGTCTGCGGGAAGCATAGCAGCATCAGGGGCCGCAGCGACATTCTGCCACGACCTGCTTCTGACGCCGGCGGACGTGATTAAGCAGAGGCTGCAGTTGGGGTGTTACCGCAGCAGTCGCGACTGCCTCTACAACATAATTAAGCAGGAGGGAGTGAGGGCACTTTTCAGGTCATTCCACATAACGCTGCTGATGAACGTGCCATACCACTCGCTGCTGGTTAGTATTATGCACCTGGTTAAGCAGGCTGATGGTAGCCGTGCCACTGGTGGTGCTAAGGAAAGCAGTTTAAGAAGTGTTGGCACATCTGCTACTGGTGGTACTGGCATTGGTAGTGCTAAGGGTACTGCTGTTACTGCTAATGCTGGTACTGGTACCGGTGGTACCAATGCTAATGAGAATAAAGATGTGGAAAACTATAAGCACTTTATATATGCAGGTACGCAAGTATGGTGGTAGTTAGATAGTACACATAAAGTTGCTATTgtattacatatattagtAATGCTAGATGTTGTTCTGTTAAATTTACTACTGATAGCTGCTATTGTATGTCTAGTGAATTAGTACTTAACTCTAATCGTAGGCATTGGAGGTGCGGTAGCAGGTGCGCTGACCACGCCATTCGACGTTATAAAAACACGGCTACAAACACAAGCATGTCGAATGGACAGTAAAAGGCCAAAATTGCAAATCA is a window of Theileria orientalis strain Shintoku DNA, chromosome 2, complete genome DNA encoding:
- a CDS encoding mitochondrial carrier protein, with the translated sequence MFTLGELPFWQHALCGSIAGVMEHISLFPLDTIKTRLQTQSAWENSSPGQNGFTRPKNGRVNGTAVQRVNTPINGVINRISGINADITHCSNTHATDISKSANGVVNRFNGRGNGRMNRDSIGKISEKLDLRSNKIVNKIMSNRNMATEALVSPMGQMSPISSISSIGSIGEVGSMGSVGSVGSVGSVGSVGAYTGNLTKIAANLTEIAKEKVSAAKNTDKNNGNKSSVVNNKSSTILNTSLSKGYNSATGTNVVVGAATSTGKNNTVATAVGSDTQVVANRNITSKIIKHMKPMNATRPGFYSNLFRGSNVIIAGCVPAHVLYFTVYEKIKSAGSIAASGAAATFCHDLLLTPADVIKQRLQLGCYRSSRDCLYNIIKQEGVRALFRSFHITLLMNVPYHSLLVSIMHLVKQADGSRATGGAKESSLRSVGTSATGGTGIGSAKGTAVTANAGTGTGGTNANENKDVENYKHFIYAGIGGAVAGALTTPFDVIKTRLQTQACRMDSKRPKLQIKYKNVITTFENIYRKEGVRGFMRGVTTRIGMCTPSAAISWGTYESLKSLIKLID